One Desulfomicrobium escambiense DSM 10707 DNA segment encodes these proteins:
- the infA gene encoding translation initiation factor IF-1 encodes MAKEESIEVEGVVEEAMPNAMFLVRLENGHQVLGHISGKMRKFYIRILPGDRVKVELSPYDLTRGRITYRFK; translated from the coding sequence ATGGCCAAGGAAGAGTCAATTGAAGTCGAAGGTGTCGTCGAGGAAGCCATGCCCAATGCCATGTTCCTGGTACGTCTGGAAAACGGGCATCAGGTGCTCGGGCACATTTCCGGCAAGATGCGCAAGTTCTACATTCGCATCCTGCCCGGCGACCGCGTCAAGGTCGAGCTTTCTCCGTACGACCTGACCCGCGGCAGAATCACCTACCGCTTCAAGTAA
- a CDS encoding PAS domain S-box protein: MPSPVAQPSLSNRLSLSLGILSTGIVLVVTAMVFLFLTWRVGVQMEERSESTIAFLSRSLETPFWTLDKDSAVAVAQATVMNPAVGLLELRDGRGETWFVHDGGGKLFILREADVRYEGQVIGHIRLGLDESDRIRTVTSIGLAGGGIALFIIGVQYFLAARLLRRYFRGPFSALDALVGAYARGAYDVPPPDVEYAEFVPLRRTFLGMGRTIERQMAQLRESEERYRAIFDNSPVGIFRTTFEGALLEGNPALARMFGYVDQYEFLASDDANVQSVYADPASRRHFLQTVLQSDRPVSIENAFVRKDGTAFDAVLTASVQRDDGGRPFLLNGVVEDVSARKEAERSLARERQLMAAIFESVPGLLFLYDSHGRLVRWNRAHEVMTGYSSQEISGRTLFDWFVGPRENVSRVVDALRRGKKDGAATVEAEMTAKDGRRIPMLFSGVGVDVDGELFLTGIGIDITERKEVEERLRQSEEKFSRLFRLSPDAIVLLDLDHGRIVDVNEAFSRVAGYSWDEAVGRTASDLLLYGRPGDRDALRQAIRERDLVENVNFALGRKDGIVVACVLSAQRVQLEGRECVLCVLRDVTELKRMQDMMIQTEKMISVGGIAAGVAHEINNPLGIIMVTSQNLAQRTRPDFPKNIEVARGIGLDMNLLDQYMRARGLYGFIENIQQAALRAADIIRHMLDFSRRSESKRRVCDLRAIIERSLFLAESDYDLKKNYDFRRIRIVWESDSGPHLVNCTETEIEQVFLNLLRNSAQAMALARPEIADPSITIRLSAHDGRVAAQVEDNGPGMPPDVQRRAFEPFFTTKPPGVGTGLGLSVSYFIITRSHDGCMSLESAPGRGAKFTIDLPALGQEQTREEACAQLP; the protein is encoded by the coding sequence ATGCCTTCTCCCGTTGCGCAGCCTTCCTTGTCCAACCGCCTGTCCCTGTCCCTGGGCATCCTCAGCACGGGCATCGTGCTGGTCGTCACGGCCATGGTCTTCCTGTTCCTGACCTGGCGGGTCGGGGTGCAGATGGAGGAACGGTCCGAGAGCACCATCGCGTTTCTGTCCAGGTCGCTCGAAACGCCGTTCTGGACCCTGGACAAGGACAGCGCCGTGGCCGTGGCCCAGGCCACGGTCATGAACCCCGCCGTGGGGCTGCTCGAACTGCGCGACGGTCGGGGAGAGACATGGTTCGTGCACGACGGCGGAGGCAAGCTGTTCATCCTCCGCGAGGCCGACGTGCGCTACGAAGGGCAGGTCATCGGCCACATCCGCCTGGGTCTGGACGAGTCGGACAGGATCAGAACCGTGACGAGCATCGGCCTGGCCGGGGGCGGGATCGCCCTGTTCATCATCGGCGTGCAGTACTTTCTGGCCGCGCGCCTGCTGCGGCGCTATTTCCGCGGCCCGTTCAGCGCCCTGGACGCGCTGGTCGGCGCCTATGCCAGGGGCGCGTACGATGTCCCCCCTCCCGACGTGGAATATGCCGAATTCGTTCCCTTGAGGCGGACCTTCCTGGGCATGGGGCGGACCATCGAACGGCAGATGGCCCAGTTGCGCGAAAGCGAGGAGCGATACCGGGCCATTTTCGACAACTCCCCGGTCGGCATTTTCCGGACGACCTTCGAAGGAGCCCTGCTGGAGGGGAACCCGGCCCTGGCGCGCATGTTCGGCTACGTCGACCAGTATGAGTTCCTGGCTTCGGACGACGCCAATGTCCAGTCCGTCTACGCCGACCCCGCCTCCAGGCGGCATTTCCTGCAGACGGTCCTGCAGTCGGACAGGCCGGTCAGCATCGAGAACGCGTTCGTGCGCAAGGACGGGACCGCATTCGACGCGGTCCTGACGGCCTCGGTCCAGCGGGACGACGGCGGACGGCCCTTTCTGCTCAACGGCGTGGTCGAGGACGTCAGCGCACGCAAGGAGGCCGAAAGGTCCCTGGCACGAGAGCGCCAGCTCATGGCCGCCATCTTCGAGAGCGTCCCGGGCCTCCTGTTCCTGTACGACAGCCATGGGCGCCTCGTGCGCTGGAACAGGGCCCACGAGGTCATGACGGGGTATTCCTCGCAGGAGATATCGGGCAGGACCCTTTTCGACTGGTTCGTCGGTCCCCGGGAGAATGTCTCCCGAGTGGTCGATGCGCTGCGCCGCGGGAAAAAGGACGGCGCTGCCACGGTGGAGGCCGAGATGACGGCCAAGGACGGCCGCAGGATACCGATGCTCTTCTCGGGCGTCGGGGTGGACGTGGACGGCGAACTGTTCCTCACGGGCATCGGCATCGACATCACCGAGCGCAAGGAGGTGGAGGAGCGGCTGCGGCAGTCCGAGGAGAAGTTCTCACGCCTCTTCCGCCTGTCCCCCGACGCCATCGTGCTCTTGGACCTCGACCATGGCCGCATCGTCGACGTCAACGAGGCCTTCTCGCGCGTCGCCGGCTACTCCTGGGACGAAGCGGTGGGCAGGACCGCCAGCGACCTGCTGCTCTACGGACGGCCCGGCGATCGGGACGCGTTGCGGCAGGCCATCCGGGAGCGTGATCTCGTCGAGAACGTCAACTTCGCCCTGGGCCGCAAGGACGGAATCGTGGTCGCGTGCGTGCTCTCGGCCCAGCGGGTCCAGTTGGAGGGGCGCGAGTGCGTGCTGTGCGTGCTGCGTGACGTCACGGAGCTCAAGCGCATGCAGGACATGATGATCCAGACCGAAAAGATGATCTCCGTGGGCGGCATCGCCGCGGGCGTGGCGCACGAGATCAACAACCCCCTGGGCATCATCATGGTCACCAGCCAGAACCTCGCGCAGCGCACCAGGCCGGATTTCCCGAAGAACATCGAGGTGGCGCGCGGCATCGGCCTCGACATGAACCTGCTCGACCAGTACATGCGGGCCCGCGGCCTGTACGGGTTCATCGAGAACATCCAGCAGGCGGCCCTGCGCGCGGCCGACATCATCCGCCACATGCTCGACTTCAGCCGACGCAGCGAGTCCAAGCGCAGGGTCTGCGACCTGCGCGCCATCATCGAACGCTCCCTTTTCCTGGCCGAAAGCGATTACGACCTGAAGAAGAACTACGATTTCAGGAGGATCCGTATCGTCTGGGAAAGCGACAGCGGCCCCCATCTGGTCAACTGCACGGAGACCGAGATCGAGCAGGTCTTCCTCAACCTGCTGCGCAACTCGGCCCAGGCCATGGCTTTGGCCAGGCCCGAGATTGCCGACCCGAGCATCACGATCCGACTTTCCGCCCACGACGGCAGGGTCGCGGCGCAGGTCGAGGACAACGGGCCGGGGATGCCGCCAGACGTCCAGCGCAGGGCCTTCGAACCCTTCTTCACCACCAAGCCGCCCGGCGTGGGCACGGGGCTCGGCCTGTCCGTGTCCTACTTCATCATCACCCGCAGCCATGACGGCTGCATGAGCCTCGAATCGGCCCCGGGCCGAGGGGCGAAATTCACCATCGACCTTCCCGCTCTCGGGCAAGAGCAGACACGGGAGGAAGCGTGCGCCCAATTGCCATGA
- a CDS encoding ATP-binding protein: protein MAFETDPGKLHQSETGKGVNDTRWPGPGGPAAGTDTSSTLRNLSGRAILAAMQEIVAIKDTCGVYRAVNPAMCRFLGKPEAIILGRTDFDLFPPDLAAAYQALDAQVMESLAPRNIEEQAKGSGQPIWVSTTKSPLLDQENRCSGVLVVVRDITARKLAEENAKRRILFQRILVNVAATCINIPLDEVDAAIHGCLEEMGRFVDADRAYIFEFHFDRGIAVNTHEWCAEGIPAQIQNLRELPLDQIGEGLAELTRGRPHHVEDVTALPPGPLRSTLEPQGIRSLMTVPLLRGEQCIGCVGFDSVRQARPFCDDEYTLLAMFARMLVNIGLRREVEESLRLAGLKAQAASDAKSEFLANMSHEIRTPLNGILGMLQLMNTTSLDAEQSEYIHMATQAARRMTRLLSDILDLSRVEAGKLTLQEAPFSMSEVRRSVLDIFKPVSSRRDVRTSFELDPLLPDRLVGDETRLRQILLNLVGNSLKFTERGFVRVEASLLGSDAGNRLNVAFRVCDSGCGIPEDKLGLIFEPFEQLTQACNRGVGLGLAIVRRLVELMGGRIEARSRPGEGTAVTVTLPFGLADEQEDAPALPTGAEKRSGHRILLVEDDLFNQKTSKALLEKSGYAVSEVDTGLEALHVLQESDFDCILMDIHLPGLDGVETARIIRNAPEFRAHAETPIIAVTANAMLGDRERFLAAGMNDFIAKPMDFHALTAAIENATGSRRVPR from the coding sequence ATGGCATTCGAGACGGACCCGGGCAAACTGCACCAATCCGAAACCGGAAAAGGCGTCAACGACACGAGGTGGCCCGGACCCGGCGGCCCGGCGGCTGGGACCGACACGTCGAGCACGCTCCGCAACCTTTCCGGCAGGGCCATTCTGGCGGCCATGCAGGAGATTGTGGCCATCAAGGACACCTGCGGCGTCTACAGGGCCGTCAATCCGGCCATGTGCCGGTTTCTCGGCAAGCCCGAGGCGATTATCCTCGGACGCACCGATTTCGACCTGTTCCCGCCCGACCTGGCCGCCGCGTACCAGGCTCTGGACGCGCAGGTCATGGAGAGTCTCGCCCCCCGCAACATCGAGGAACAGGCCAAAGGCTCCGGACAGCCCATCTGGGTCAGCACGACCAAAAGCCCCCTTCTCGATCAGGAGAACCGATGCAGCGGCGTGCTGGTCGTGGTCCGCGACATCACGGCCCGCAAGCTGGCTGAAGAGAACGCCAAAAGGCGGATTCTCTTCCAGCGCATCCTGGTCAATGTCGCCGCCACCTGCATCAACATCCCCCTGGACGAGGTCGACGCGGCCATCCACGGCTGCCTGGAGGAGATGGGCAGGTTCGTCGACGCCGACCGGGCCTACATCTTCGAGTTCCATTTCGACCGCGGCATCGCCGTCAACACCCACGAATGGTGCGCCGAGGGCATACCCGCCCAGATCCAGAACCTGCGGGAACTGCCCCTGGACCAGATCGGCGAAGGCCTGGCGGAGCTGACCCGCGGCCGGCCCCACCATGTCGAGGACGTCACGGCCCTGCCCCCAGGGCCCCTGCGGAGCACCCTCGAACCGCAGGGGATCAGGAGCCTCATGACCGTGCCCCTGCTGCGCGGGGAGCAGTGCATCGGCTGCGTCGGCTTCGACTCCGTCCGGCAGGCCAGGCCGTTCTGCGACGACGAGTACACCCTCCTGGCCATGTTCGCGCGCATGCTCGTCAACATCGGCCTGCGCCGGGAAGTCGAGGAGTCCCTGCGGCTGGCCGGCCTCAAGGCCCAGGCGGCCAGCGACGCCAAAAGCGAATTCCTGGCCAACATGAGCCACGAGATCCGCACCCCCTTAAACGGCATACTCGGCATGCTGCAGCTCATGAACACCACGAGTCTGGACGCCGAACAGAGCGAATACATACACATGGCCACCCAGGCGGCTCGGCGCATGACGCGGCTTCTGTCCGACATCCTCGACCTCTCCAGGGTCGAGGCCGGCAAGCTGACCCTACAGGAAGCCCCCTTTTCCATGAGCGAGGTCAGGCGCTCGGTCCTGGACATCTTCAAGCCGGTCAGCTCCCGCAGGGACGTGCGCACCAGCTTCGAACTCGACCCGCTCCTGCCGGACCGCCTTGTCGGCGACGAGACGCGCCTGCGGCAGATTCTCCTGAACCTCGTCGGCAATTCCCTGAAGTTCACCGAACGCGGCTTCGTGCGCGTCGAGGCGTCGCTCCTGGGTTCCGACGCCGGCAACAGGCTGAACGTGGCCTTCCGCGTCTGCGACAGCGGTTGCGGCATCCCCGAGGACAAGCTCGGCCTCATCTTCGAACCCTTCGAGCAGCTCACCCAGGCCTGCAACCGCGGCGTGGGCCTGGGCCTGGCCATCGTCCGCCGCCTGGTCGAACTCATGGGCGGCCGGATCGAAGCCCGGAGCCGGCCGGGCGAAGGCACGGCCGTCACCGTGACCCTGCCCTTCGGCCTGGCCGATGAACAGGAGGATGCGCCAGCACTGCCGACCGGTGCGGAAAAACGGTCGGGGCATCGCATCCTGCTCGTGGAGGACGACCTGTTCAACCAGAAGACCTCCAAAGCCCTGCTCGAAAAATCCGGATACGCCGTGAGCGAGGTCGACACGGGCCTGGAGGCCTTGCACGTGCTGCAGGAATCCGACTTCGACTGCATTCTCATGGACATCCACCTGCCCGGCCTCGACGGGGTGGAAACGGCCCGCATCATCCGCAACGCGCCCGAATTCCGGGCTCATGCCGAGACCCCGATCATCGCCGTGACCGCCAACGCCATGCTCGGGGACCGGGAGCGCTTCCTGGCGGCCGGGATGAACGACTTCATCGCCAAGCCCATGGACTTCCACGCCCTGACCGCGGCCATCGAGAACGCAACCGGCTCCCGAAGGGTTCCGCGTTGA
- a CDS encoding protein adenylyltransferase SelO codes for MNETTSSAPAGLGFNFDNTYARLPEHFFERTRPVPVAAPRLVILNRALSAELGLDAWALDSALGAAVFAGNSVPQGALPIAQAYAGHQFGHFTMLGDGRAILLGEHVTPHGERFDIQLKGSGRTRFSRRGDGRAALGPMLREYIVSEAMHALGIPTTRSLAVVATGEHVHRETRLPGAILTRVAASHIRVGTFEYAASQGNPEDLRALALYTIDRHFPELREAEDPIPALLASVLARQASLVARWLHVGFIHGVMNTDNMSLCGESIDFGPCAFMDAYDPATVFSSIDHGGRYAYGNQPSIAQWNLTRFAETLLPLLHDSEDQAVEMATAVLETFPAVFRDFWLEGMGAKLGLFGREDGDADLAQALLTLMREEGADYTRTLRDLCRDPLPDTPFFRGEGFKVWHDRWQARLTRQHEPLHVARRLMLARNPAVIPRNHRVEEALEAAENGDMTAMTRLLRALEKPYEDNPAHAAFAAPPATSNAQYRTFCGT; via the coding sequence ATGAACGAAACGACCTCCTCTGCCCCGGCCGGTCTGGGCTTCAACTTCGACAACACCTACGCGAGACTGCCGGAACATTTTTTCGAGCGGACCAGGCCCGTCCCCGTGGCCGCCCCGCGCCTGGTCATCCTCAACCGCGCGCTTTCGGCCGAACTGGGCCTCGACGCCTGGGCCCTGGACAGCGCCCTTGGCGCGGCCGTGTTCGCGGGCAACAGCGTGCCCCAAGGCGCCCTGCCCATCGCCCAGGCCTACGCCGGACACCAGTTCGGGCATTTCACCATGCTCGGCGACGGCCGCGCCATCCTCCTGGGAGAGCATGTCACGCCGCACGGAGAGCGCTTCGACATCCAGCTCAAGGGCTCGGGCCGGACCAGGTTCTCGCGCCGCGGCGACGGGCGCGCGGCCCTGGGGCCCATGCTTCGGGAGTACATCGTCAGCGAGGCCATGCACGCTCTTGGCATCCCCACCACGCGCAGCCTGGCCGTGGTCGCCACAGGCGAACACGTCCACCGCGAGACCAGACTTCCCGGCGCCATACTGACCCGCGTGGCGGCCAGCCACATCCGGGTCGGCACCTTCGAATACGCCGCATCGCAGGGCAACCCCGAAGACCTCCGCGCCCTGGCCCTGTACACCATCGACCGGCATTTCCCGGAACTGCGCGAGGCCGAAGACCCCATCCCGGCCCTCCTGGCCTCTGTCCTGGCGCGCCAGGCCTCCCTGGTGGCCCGGTGGCTGCACGTCGGGTTCATCCATGGGGTCATGAACACCGACAACATGTCCCTGTGCGGCGAGAGCATCGACTTCGGGCCCTGCGCCTTCATGGACGCCTACGACCCGGCCACGGTCTTCAGTTCCATCGACCACGGGGGGCGCTACGCCTACGGCAACCAGCCGTCCATCGCCCAGTGGAACCTGACGCGCTTCGCCGAGACGCTGCTGCCGCTGCTGCACGACAGCGAGGACCAGGCGGTGGAGATGGCCACGGCGGTGCTCGAAACGTTCCCGGCCGTGTTCCGCGATTTCTGGCTTGAGGGCATGGGCGCCAAGCTGGGCCTTTTCGGCCGCGAGGACGGCGACGCAGACCTGGCCCAGGCGCTGCTCACGCTCATGCGCGAGGAAGGGGCGGACTACACGCGCACCCTGCGCGACCTCTGCCGCGACCCTTTGCCCGACACACCCTTCTTCCGCGGCGAAGGTTTCAAAGTCTGGCACGACAGATGGCAGGCGCGTCTCACGCGGCAGCACGAACCCCTGCACGTGGCCAGGCGCCTCATGCTCGCCCGCAACCCGGCCGTCATCCCGCGCAACCACCGCGTGGAGGAGGCCCTGGAAGCCGCCGAAAACGGCGACATGACGGCCATGACGCGACTCCTGCGGGCCCTGGAGAAACCCTACGAGGACAACCCGGCCCACGCCGCCTTCGCCGCGCCACCTGCGACCTCGAACGCGCAGTACAGGACGTTTTGCGGGACATGA
- a CDS encoding PHP domain-containing protein codes for MAEIDLHTHSTASDGTLRPAELIAAAVRAGLKAIALTDHDTVEGLPEACAAGSELGLEVIGGCELSVESEHGSMHLLGLWLPLRSPRLQAALDHLTVLRRQRNEAIIGNLNRYGVQVTYDELEAIAGGSVGRPHIAQLLVAKGVAVNFQDAFLNWLRPGTKGYAPKEKLLPSQGIELLKGEGATVILAHPCTLRPQGRSLEEVVRELKDWGLDGVEVFYSMHTQAQTNAYADLCRRLDLLPSAGSDFHGDNKPGIALGRGKGGLRPSYELVRRMKERRVAQGLTLPSCS; via the coding sequence ATGGCTGAAATAGATTTGCATACCCACTCCACCGCCTCCGACGGCACCCTCCGTCCCGCGGAACTCATCGCCGCAGCCGTAAGGGCCGGCCTCAAGGCCATCGCCCTGACGGACCACGACACGGTTGAGGGACTGCCCGAGGCCTGCGCCGCCGGGAGCGAACTGGGGCTTGAAGTCATCGGCGGCTGTGAGCTGAGCGTCGAGTCGGAGCACGGCAGCATGCACCTGCTGGGGCTGTGGCTCCCGCTGCGGTCGCCCAGGCTCCAGGCGGCCCTGGACCACCTGACCGTGCTCCGCAGGCAGCGCAACGAGGCCATCATCGGCAACCTCAACAGGTACGGGGTACAGGTCACCTACGACGAACTGGAGGCGATCGCCGGCGGCAGCGTCGGGCGGCCGCACATCGCCCAGCTTCTGGTGGCCAAGGGCGTGGCCGTCAACTTCCAGGACGCGTTTCTCAACTGGCTGCGGCCGGGGACCAAAGGCTACGCCCCCAAGGAGAAGCTCCTGCCCAGCCAGGGCATCGAGCTGCTCAAGGGCGAAGGCGCCACGGTCATCCTGGCCCACCCCTGCACCCTGCGCCCGCAGGGCAGGAGTCTCGAAGAGGTGGTCAGGGAACTCAAGGACTGGGGGCTCGACGGGGTGGAGGTCTTCTATTCCATGCACACCCAGGCCCAGACCAACGCCTACGCCGACCTCTGCCGCAGGCTCGACCTGCTGCCGAGCGCCGGGTCCGACTTTCACGGCGACAACAAGCCCGGCATCGCCCTGGGACGCGGCAAGGGCGGACTGCGCCCGTCCTACGAACTGGTGCGGCGCATGAAGGAACGTCGCGTGGCGCAGGGTCTGACCCTTCCGTCCTGCTCCTGA